Within the Thermodesulfobacteriota bacterium genome, the region GAAAACTCTGGGCACAAAACCGGCAGTACTTTTTTTATCGATGTTTTACCCTTAAATCCTGGGTGTTTATAGTCATCTTTGAATATTCTTTCTAAATCAAATGTTCTCTCGTTTAAGTTTAGAAGAAACTCTTTGTATTCAGGATATATTTCCCCAATTTGCGTGTTTCTCGTGT harbors:
- a CDS encoding DUF2779 domain-containing protein gives rise to the protein TRNTQIGEIYPEYKEFLLNLNERTFDLERIFKDDYKHPGFKGKTSIKKVLPVLCPEFSYQDLEIQSGTDAMEGWHRTIFEELNRSERAELQKSLLEYCELDTLAMVKIFKHLREL